One segment of Sinorhizobium sp. BG8 DNA contains the following:
- a CDS encoding sulfite exporter TauE/SafE family protein, giving the protein MTVYLPIAELSVNIFIILGMGAAVGFLSGMFGVGGGFLITPLLIFYNIPPVVAVATGANQVVASSISGAITHFRRGSLDIKLGTVLLIGGLCGATVGIWLFSLLRSVGQLDLVISLMYVVLLGVVGCLMLWESLNALRRASKNQPATLRKPGQHSWVHRLPLKMRFKKSKIYLSVIPVVVLGFTIGILTSVMGVGGGFIMVPAMIYLLRIPTNVVVGTSLFQIVFVTAYTTIVQAAANQSVDIVLAFILMVAGVIGAQYGVRVGQRLRGEQLRALLGLLVLAVGMRLAVDLVITPEDLYSVVSERIYR; this is encoded by the coding sequence GTGACAGTCTATCTGCCCATTGCAGAGCTATCGGTGAACATCTTCATCATTCTCGGCATGGGCGCGGCCGTAGGCTTTCTCTCGGGCATGTTCGGCGTGGGCGGCGGCTTCCTCATCACGCCACTCCTGATCTTCTACAACATCCCGCCCGTGGTCGCCGTGGCGACCGGAGCGAACCAGGTCGTCGCCTCCTCCATTTCCGGCGCTATCACCCATTTCCGGCGCGGTTCACTCGATATCAAGCTCGGCACCGTGCTTCTGATCGGAGGCCTTTGCGGAGCGACGGTCGGCATATGGCTGTTCTCCCTGCTCAGAAGCGTCGGCCAGCTCGATCTGGTGATCTCGCTCATGTACGTCGTGCTGCTCGGGGTGGTCGGCTGCCTGATGCTGTGGGAAAGCCTCAACGCACTTCGCCGCGCATCCAAGAACCAGCCCGCGACACTGCGCAAGCCCGGCCAGCACAGCTGGGTGCACAGGCTGCCGCTGAAGATGCGGTTCAAGAAGTCGAAGATCTACCTCAGCGTCATTCCCGTGGTGGTGCTCGGCTTCACCATCGGCATCCTCACCTCGGTCATGGGTGTCGGCGGCGGCTTCATCATGGTGCCGGCGATGATCTACCTGCTGCGCATTCCGACGAATGTCGTCGTCGGGACGTCGCTGTTCCAGATCGTCTTCGTTACCGCCTATACGACGATCGTCCAGGCCGCGGCCAACCAGTCGGTCGATATCGTCCTCGCCTTCATCCTGATGGTCGCGGGCGTGATCGGGGCCCAGTACGGCGTCCGCGTCGGTCAGAGGTTGCGCGGCGAACAGCTCCGCGCGCTCCTCGGGCTGCTCGTGCTCGCCGTCGGCATGCGCCTCGCGGTGGATCTGGTCATCACCCCGGAGGATCTCTATTCGGTGGTAAGCGAGAGGATCTACCGATGA
- a CDS encoding TIGR02186 family protein, protein MIRLARLLLPLFLGLASTASAQEDTRPEFTERLEIGISTDQISISSDFRGADLTIFGAIEGYDPSLLAQGKYDIVVALEGPKDDATVRVKERVFGIWVNRRSMTFELVPESYSLSSTRDLETIAPAAELNGIGVGIQHIKLVPTGYIGDGSNLTEFRDAFRRLKESGGFYQRDPGGVQFISASLFKATVRLPANVPNGTHVVRAHLFRDGVFVSEKALPLQVMKTGVEQMIWNAAFNNPIPYGLLSVLLAILTGWIASIVFRKE, encoded by the coding sequence ATGATCCGGCTCGCCCGCCTCCTGCTGCCGCTTTTCCTTGGGTTGGCTTCGACCGCCTCCGCCCAGGAGGATACGCGCCCCGAATTCACCGAGAGGCTGGAGATCGGGATCTCGACCGATCAGATCTCCATATCGTCCGATTTCCGCGGGGCGGATCTCACCATCTTCGGTGCGATCGAGGGCTATGATCCGAGCCTCCTGGCGCAGGGAAAATACGACATCGTCGTCGCGCTCGAGGGCCCGAAGGACGACGCGACCGTACGCGTCAAGGAGCGCGTGTTCGGGATCTGGGTCAACCGGCGTTCGATGACGTTCGAACTCGTTCCGGAATCCTATTCCCTTTCGAGCACGCGCGACCTCGAAACGATCGCTCCCGCAGCCGAGCTCAACGGCATCGGGGTGGGCATCCAGCACATCAAGCTGGTGCCGACCGGATACATCGGCGATGGCAGCAACCTGACCGAATTTCGCGATGCGTTCCGCCGCCTGAAGGAAAGTGGCGGCTTCTACCAGCGCGATCCGGGCGGCGTGCAGTTCATCAGCGCAAGCCTCTTCAAGGCGACCGTGCGGCTGCCGGCGAACGTGCCGAACGGCACGCATGTGGTCCGCGCCCATCTCTTCCGCGATGGCGTCTTCGTCAGCGAGAAGGCCCTGCCGCTGCAGGTCATGAAGACGGGCGTCGAGCAGATGATCTGGAATGCCGCCTTCAACAATCCCATTCCCTACGGTCTGCTGTCGGTTCTGCTCGCCATTCTCACAGGCTGGATCGCCAGTATCGTCTTCCGCAAGGAATAG
- a CDS encoding helix-turn-helix domain-containing protein codes for MKDEHRSGCPINLTLEILGDRWSLIVIRDMMFGNRRHFRELLTKSEEGIASNILADRLKRLTEKGLITKADDPSHKQKALYSLTEMAISLVPLFAHMGAWGRRYLDVSEELSIRAQLLEEGGTDMWDAFMEELRAIHLAAPRPARSVFAELRAAYEAVVARKLSETA; via the coding sequence ATGAAGGACGAGCACCGCTCGGGTTGCCCCATCAATCTGACGCTGGAAATTCTGGGCGACCGCTGGAGCCTGATCGTCATTCGCGACATGATGTTCGGCAACCGCCGCCATTTCCGCGAGCTCTTGACCAAATCGGAGGAAGGCATCGCCTCCAACATCCTGGCCGACCGGTTGAAGCGCCTGACCGAAAAGGGGCTGATCACCAAGGCGGACGATCCAAGCCACAAGCAGAAGGCGCTCTACAGCCTGACGGAGATGGCGATCTCGCTCGTCCCGCTCTTTGCCCACATGGGCGCCTGGGGCCGCAGATATCTTGACGTCAGCGAGGAACTCAGCATCCGGGCCCAACTTCTCGAGGAGGGAGGAACTGACATGTGGGACGCCTTCATGGAGGAATTGCGCGCGATTCATCTCGCAGCGCCTCGGCCGGCACGCTCGGTGTTTGCGGAACTGCGTGCCGCCTACGAGGCTGTCGTGGCGCGCAAGCTCAGCGAAACGGCCTGA
- a CDS encoding dihydrofolate reductase family protein, with the protein MSKVIVWNLVTLDGYFEGETKWDLGFHNYAWGEDLENLSKDFGSRTRLLVFGRITYEGMKSYWTTTEEETEVKAYMNALPKLVASRTLKASDWNNTRMTDDVVGELRRLKAEPGKDIYIFGSAELTRTLLKEGLVDELMIGVVPVLLGKGTHFFKEGGVERRFSLVEARPLKNGTVILRYQPLAA; encoded by the coding sequence ATGAGCAAGGTAATCGTCTGGAACCTGGTGACCCTCGACGGCTATTTCGAGGGCGAGACCAAGTGGGACCTGGGGTTTCACAACTACGCCTGGGGCGAGGATCTCGAGAATCTGAGCAAGGATTTCGGCTCGAGAACCCGGCTGCTGGTCTTTGGCCGCATTACCTACGAAGGCATGAAATCCTACTGGACGACGACCGAGGAGGAAACGGAGGTAAAGGCCTACATGAACGCGCTGCCGAAGCTGGTGGCATCGCGCACGCTGAAAGCCTCTGACTGGAACAATACGCGGATGACCGACGATGTCGTCGGCGAATTGAGGCGCCTTAAAGCTGAGCCGGGCAAGGACATCTATATCTTCGGAAGCGCCGAACTCACCCGGACCCTTTTGAAGGAGGGCCTCGTCGACGAGTTGATGATCGGTGTCGTGCCGGTGCTCCTCGGAAAGGGAACGCACTTTTTCAAGGAGGGCGGCGTTGAAAGGCGTTTCAGTCTGGTCGAGGCCCGGCCGCTGAAAAACGGTACCGTGATCCTGCGCTACCAGCCGCTCGCTGCGTGA
- the pdeM gene encoding ligase-associated DNA damage response endonuclease PdeM — protein sequence MNRLALASTDIQDFGALTARTVIAGVEAICDPFGALYLPETRLLVVSDLHLEKGAAFARRGMLLPPYDTLATLKILEAVVLRHDPKIVVSLGDNFHDRVGSAQLPAIYRHRIESIARGRDWIWINGNHDPEGTTDLPGQSADELCFAGLSFRHEPQAGAARGEIAGHLHPSATVKRREKSVRRPCFATDGRRLLMPAFGVMTGGLDLRHRAMAGLFDRTNLIAHLLGRDRIYSVRFANLMG from the coding sequence ATGAACAGGCTGGCACTGGCATCGACGGACATACAGGACTTTGGTGCGCTGACCGCCCGCACCGTCATCGCCGGCGTCGAGGCGATCTGCGATCCGTTCGGCGCGCTCTACCTGCCGGAGACACGGCTTCTTGTCGTTTCCGACCTGCATCTCGAAAAGGGTGCCGCATTTGCGCGCCGCGGCATGCTCCTGCCACCCTACGACACGCTGGCGACCCTGAAGATACTGGAAGCGGTCGTGCTTCGGCACGACCCGAAGATCGTCGTCAGCCTGGGCGACAATTTTCATGACCGCGTCGGCTCGGCCCAGCTGCCGGCGATCTATCGCCACCGGATCGAATCGATTGCCCGCGGGCGAGACTGGATCTGGATCAACGGCAACCACGACCCGGAAGGGACGACCGACCTTCCGGGCCAGTCAGCGGACGAACTGTGTTTCGCCGGGCTTTCCTTCCGCCACGAGCCGCAGGCGGGTGCTGCCCGCGGCGAGATCGCTGGGCATCTCCACCCGTCCGCGACCGTCAAACGGCGTGAGAAATCGGTGCGCCGCCCGTGCTTCGCGACCGATGGCAGGCGCTTGCTGATGCCGGCCTTCGGGGTCATGACCGGAGGTCTCGACCTCCGGCACCGCGCGATGGCCGGGCTCTTCGACCGGACGAACCTCATCGCCCACCTGCTCGGGCGCGACCGCATCTATTCCGTACGGTTCGCCAATCTGATGGGGTAG
- a CDS encoding ligase-associated DNA damage response DEXH box helicase, translating into MATIVSFASGLESLPKPFADWFASKGWRPRAHQLELLDRARAGESLLLIAPTGAGKTLAGFLPSLTDLYARGRVPPGSGFTGIHTLYISPLKALAVDIERNLTKPVEDMNLPVSIETRTGDTPQSKRQRQRLNPPDILLTTPEQLALLLANGEAPRFFKDLKFVVFDELHSLVTSKRGHLLSLGLARLRRLAPDLRTIGLSATVAEPVDLRRWLVGQQDGGDNHAGLVTAPAGARPIITILKSEQRVPWSGHSARYAMAEVYDAIREHGTTLLFVNTRSQAELLFQELWNINEETLPIALHHGSLDVAQRRRVEAAMAENRLRAVVATSTLDLGIDWGDVDLVVHVGAPKGASRLAQRIGRANHRMDEPSRAILVPANRFEVLECQAALDANYVGAQDTPPTGDGALDVLAQHVLGMACAAPFDEDALHAEVISAAPYAYLSRDKFHRIVEFVATGGYALKTYERYARIRHTADGLWRVSNPQVAQQYRLNLGTIVEMPMLNVRMVKRNARGSVGRGGAPLGKVEEYFLEMLAPGDTFLFSGKVLRFEGIRENECLVSQAFSLDPKVPAYAGGKFPLSTYLAEQVRLMLSDRDRWGALPEQVRDWLSIQRDVSALPKRDELMIETFPRGNRHYMVAYAFEGRLAHQTLGMLLTRRLERAGLKPSGFVATDYSLAIWALDDLGAAFSARRPSLAALFDEDMLGDDLEAWLDESWMLKRTFRNCAVIAGLIEQRHPGKEKTGRQVTVSADLIYDVLRTHEPDHILLEATRNDASSGLLDIQRLGSMLQRIKGHITHLALDRISPLAVPIMLEIGREPIVGEAQDAVLAEAAEDLIAEAMGDQVV; encoded by the coding sequence GTGGCCACGATCGTTTCCTTCGCGTCCGGGCTCGAAAGCCTTCCGAAACCCTTCGCAGACTGGTTCGCGTCCAAGGGCTGGCGTCCCCGCGCCCACCAGCTCGAACTGCTCGACCGGGCCCGGGCCGGCGAAAGTCTGCTGCTGATCGCTCCGACCGGCGCCGGCAAGACGCTCGCAGGCTTCCTGCCATCGCTCACTGATCTGTACGCCCGCGGCAGGGTGCCGCCTGGATCGGGTTTCACCGGCATCCACACGCTCTACATCTCTCCGCTGAAGGCGCTCGCCGTCGATATCGAGCGCAACCTGACCAAGCCCGTCGAGGACATGAACCTGCCGGTTTCGATCGAGACCCGGACGGGCGACACGCCACAATCGAAACGGCAGCGCCAGCGGCTCAACCCGCCCGACATCCTGCTGACGACTCCGGAACAACTGGCCCTGCTGCTCGCGAACGGCGAGGCGCCACGCTTCTTCAAGGATTTGAAATTCGTGGTGTTCGACGAGCTCCACTCGCTGGTCACGTCCAAGCGCGGTCACCTCCTTTCGCTCGGACTTGCGCGCCTGCGCAGGCTTGCACCGGATCTAAGAACGATCGGGCTCTCCGCGACAGTCGCCGAGCCGGTGGATCTGCGCCGTTGGCTCGTCGGCCAGCAGGACGGCGGGGACAACCATGCGGGCCTCGTCACGGCGCCGGCGGGTGCGCGGCCGATCATCACCATCCTCAAGAGCGAGCAGCGCGTCCCGTGGTCGGGTCATTCCGCACGCTATGCGATGGCCGAGGTCTACGACGCGATACGCGAGCACGGCACGACCCTCCTCTTCGTCAATACGAGGAGCCAGGCGGAGCTGCTTTTCCAGGAACTGTGGAATATCAATGAGGAAACGCTTCCCATCGCCCTTCACCATGGCTCGCTCGACGTCGCCCAGCGGCGGCGTGTGGAAGCTGCCATGGCCGAAAACCGTCTGCGAGCGGTCGTCGCCACCTCGACGCTCGACCTCGGCATCGACTGGGGCGACGTCGATCTCGTCGTCCATGTCGGGGCCCCGAAGGGGGCGAGCCGGCTCGCGCAGCGCATCGGCAGGGCAAACCACCGGATGGACGAGCCCAGCCGGGCAATCCTCGTTCCGGCCAATCGCTTCGAGGTGCTCGAATGCCAGGCGGCGCTGGATGCGAACTACGTCGGCGCACAGGATACACCACCGACCGGCGACGGCGCACTCGACGTGCTCGCCCAGCATGTGCTCGGCATGGCTTGCGCCGCCCCCTTCGACGAGGACGCACTTCATGCGGAAGTCATCTCGGCGGCACCCTATGCGTATCTTTCGCGGGACAAATTCCACCGCATCGTCGAGTTCGTCGCGACCGGTGGCTACGCTCTGAAGACCTACGAGCGCTATGCCCGGATCCGCCATACCGCGGACGGGTTGTGGCGTGTCTCAAACCCGCAGGTCGCGCAGCAATATCGCCTCAATCTCGGGACAATCGTCGAGATGCCCATGCTCAACGTGCGCATGGTGAAGCGCAACGCACGCGGCTCCGTCGGGCGCGGCGGCGCGCCCCTCGGCAAGGTGGAGGAGTACTTCCTCGAGATGCTGGCGCCGGGCGACACCTTCCTGTTTTCCGGGAAGGTACTGCGCTTCGAGGGCATCCGCGAGAACGAGTGTCTCGTCTCCCAGGCCTTCTCGCTCGACCCGAAGGTCCCGGCCTATGCGGGCGGCAAGTTTCCGCTCTCGACCTATCTGGCAGAACAGGTTCGGCTCATGCTTTCCGATCGTGACCGCTGGGGCGCGCTCCCGGAGCAGGTCCGGGACTGGCTGAGTATCCAGCGCGACGTATCCGCGCTTCCTAAGCGCGACGAGCTCATGATCGAGACCTTCCCGCGGGGCAACCGGCACTACATGGTCGCCTACGCCTTCGAGGGACGCCTCGCCCATCAAACGCTAGGGATGCTGCTGACACGACGGCTCGAACGGGCGGGTCTCAAGCCTTCTGGATTCGTGGCGACGGACTATTCGCTCGCCATCTGGGCACTCGATGACCTCGGAGCCGCGTTCAGCGCGAGACGACCCTCGCTCGCTGCACTCTTTGACGAGGACATGCTGGGCGACGATCTGGAGGCCTGGCTCGATGAATCGTGGATGCTGAAACGGACTTTCCGCAATTGCGCGGTGATTGCCGGACTTATCGAACAGCGGCACCCCGGCAAGGAGAAGACCGGGCGTCAGGTGACCGTATCGGCCGATCTCATTTATGACGTACTTCGCACCCATGAGCCGGATCACATCCTGCTCGAAGCGACCCGCAACGACGCATCGTCCGGCCTTTTGGACATTCAACGCCTCGGGTCTATGCTTCAGCGAATCAAGGGTCACATCACGCACCTGGCCCTGGACCGTATCTCGCCGCTCGCCGTACCGATCATGCTGGAGATCGGCCGGGAGCCGATCGTAGGCGAGGCACAGGATGCGGTGCTGGCGGAAGCCGCAGAGGACCTGATCGCCGAAGCGATGGGTGATCAGGTGGTTTGA
- a CDS encoding YitT family protein — translation MSSDRRRFGFWNPVPTRHSPLEDAQGIFTGSMVAALGLSLLGSAGLVASGVAGLAFVLHYLTGHSFGLYYTVINLPFYALSLSRLGIGFTIKTFIAVGLTSLITEIQPRFLEIESLNPIWTAVLAGILLGYGLLALYRHRASLGGLGILAVYLQDRFGGRAGLVQLSFDVFVLAAAFAVAAPFMVLCSVIGALILNIFLTINHRSDRYVAM, via the coding sequence ATGAGCAGCGACAGGCGGCGATTTGGCTTCTGGAATCCGGTGCCGACGCGCCATTCGCCGCTTGAGGACGCACAGGGGATCTTCACGGGGAGCATGGTCGCGGCGCTCGGACTTTCCCTGCTGGGCAGCGCCGGTCTGGTCGCAAGCGGCGTCGCGGGCCTCGCCTTCGTACTGCACTATCTGACCGGTCACAGCTTCGGGCTCTACTATACCGTCATAAATCTCCCCTTCTATGCACTGTCGCTTTCCCGGCTCGGCATCGGCTTCACCATCAAGACCTTTATCGCCGTAGGGCTCACTTCGCTGATCACCGAGATCCAGCCCCGCTTTCTCGAAATCGAGAGCCTCAATCCGATCTGGACGGCCGTCCTTGCGGGAATTCTGCTCGGATACGGACTGCTCGCGCTCTACCGCCACAGGGCGAGCCTCGGCGGCCTCGGCATCCTGGCCGTCTACCTGCAGGATCGCTTCGGCGGGCGGGCGGGACTGGTGCAGCTTTCCTTCGACGTCTTCGTGCTTGCCGCTGCCTTCGCGGTCGCCGCTCCCTTCATGGTGCTGTGCTCGGTGATCGGGGCGCTGATCCTCAACATCTTCCTGACCATCAATCACCGATCGGACCGCTACGTGGCGATGTGA
- a CDS encoding methyltransferase, protein MTSTQLSSGDLIADRRADYAHMLAEGGEYVEAAELMEQALEQAPGWAAGWFLLAEYAEKSGRKEAAAAALSKVLVLDPGDLFGARLKLAVLGQASVPDQPSSRYVERLFDDYAERFDEALVEKLAYSVPEKLARLVIERADGKPRYERLIDIGCGTGLFGERFRDHAAYLEGFDLSANMLAKAAQKGVYGHLGQADLLLSPEACGVFGEGRPEHRADIVSAADVLMYLGDLSPAFAIAAHALCGGGLFAFSVEDGGTDSGDGYVIRPSLRYAHTEAFVRQCALKAGFSMLAAERTVIRMDAGEAVHGLLFLARANA, encoded by the coding sequence ATGACCTCGACCCAGCTTTCCTCCGGTGACCTGATCGCGGACCGGCGCGCAGACTATGCCCACATGCTCGCCGAGGGTGGCGAGTATGTCGAGGCGGCCGAATTGATGGAGCAGGCGCTCGAACAGGCCCCGGGCTGGGCCGCGGGATGGTTCCTGCTGGCGGAATATGCCGAGAAATCGGGCCGCAAAGAGGCAGCGGCGGCCGCACTTTCCAAAGTTCTTGTGCTCGATCCGGGCGATCTCTTCGGTGCGCGGCTGAAGCTCGCGGTTCTCGGGCAGGCATCCGTTCCCGACCAACCTTCCAGCCGCTATGTCGAACGGCTCTTCGACGACTACGCCGAGCGTTTCGACGAGGCTCTCGTCGAGAAGCTCGCCTATAGCGTACCGGAAAAGCTCGCGCGGCTCGTCATCGAGCGGGCTGACGGCAAGCCACGCTACGAACGGCTGATCGACATCGGCTGCGGCACGGGTCTTTTCGGCGAGCGATTTCGTGATCACGCCGCATATCTCGAAGGTTTCGACCTTTCCGCCAACATGCTGGCCAAGGCCGCGCAAAAGGGCGTCTACGGCCACCTTGGGCAGGCGGACCTCCTGCTTTCGCCCGAGGCTTGCGGTGTGTTCGGCGAGGGGCGGCCGGAGCACCGCGCCGATATCGTCAGCGCCGCCGACGTGCTGATGTATCTCGGCGATCTCTCTCCGGCCTTCGCCATTGCCGCGCATGCCCTTTGCGGCGGCGGTCTCTTCGCCTTCTCGGTCGAAGACGGCGGGACGGATAGCGGCGACGGCTACGTCATCAGGCCATCCCTGCGCTATGCGCATACCGAGGCCTTCGTACGGCAATGCGCGCTGAAAGCCGGATTCTCCATGCTGGCCGCGGAGCGGACGGTCATCCGGATGGACGCAGGCGAAGCTGTGCATGGCCTGCTTTTCCTCGCGCGGGCGAACGCATAG
- a CDS encoding DUF6460 domain-containing protein translates to MSEGFNRFLGDSPLRVLVKLVILSIAAGFLMSVFGLYPDDIILAVRNFVVDLWNTGFAALGRVGDYLVLGAVIVIPVFILIRILSFRR, encoded by the coding sequence ATGTCGGAAGGCTTCAACCGGTTTCTCGGCGATAGCCCACTGCGGGTCCTTGTCAAGCTCGTGATCCTCTCGATCGCGGCTGGCTTCCTGATGTCGGTCTTCGGCCTCTATCCCGACGACATCATCCTGGCGGTACGCAACTTCGTGGTCGATCTCTGGAACACCGGCTTCGCCGCGCTCGGTCGCGTGGGCGACTACCTGGTGCTTGGCGCCGTGATCGTCATTCCTGTCTTCATCCTCATCCGTATCCTGAGCTTCCGACGCTGA
- a CDS encoding CAP domain-containing protein: MGRRAVLLAGATGLAALATGCSTVEDLKPSSGNGSDETDATLGMINKLRTDRGLPQLARDPAAANAAMDQAARMAKAGKMEHNIGLGANFLKRMKGMEVALPAAENIAEGQETAERAFDAWYNSPKHLTNMLGSSYRGLGVAMVTNPASGNRPYWSMVLSS; the protein is encoded by the coding sequence ATGGGCCGAAGGGCCGTTCTGCTGGCAGGTGCGACGGGCCTTGCCGCTCTTGCAACCGGCTGTTCGACCGTCGAGGACCTGAAGCCTTCTTCCGGCAACGGTAGCGACGAAACCGACGCGACGCTCGGGATGATCAACAAGCTGCGAACCGACCGCGGACTGCCGCAGCTCGCGCGCGATCCCGCTGCCGCCAATGCCGCGATGGATCAGGCCGCACGCATGGCTAAGGCCGGCAAGATGGAACACAACATCGGGCTGGGCGCGAATTTCCTGAAGCGGATGAAGGGCATGGAGGTCGCATTGCCGGCCGCCGAAAACATTGCCGAGGGGCAGGAGACGGCCGAAAGGGCTTTCGATGCCTGGTACAATTCGCCCAAGCATCTGACCAACATGCTAGGGTCGAGCTATCGCGGCCTTGGCGTGGCGATGGTGACGAATCCGGCTTCCGGCAACAGGCCCTATTGGTCCATGGTGCTGTCGAGCTGA
- a CDS encoding MATE family efflux transporter: MDQATRTDRNRAGAFEVTHRLVLSIAIPMTLGFLTTPLLGLTDTAVAGRLGSADALAGLAVGAVLFDLILGSFNFLRASTTGLVAQSFGRGDRAEEYAVLWRSLAIAIACGLVIALAAPLLLAAGLALMSPPASVGAVTSEYFSIRILAAPMALSNYALLGFVLGRGQGVTGLFLQAIINGVNIVLSILLGLGLGWGVAGIAWGTVAGEAAGTIFGLCLVVMRARGASRPSFAHVFALERLKALFSLNRDIMIRTFVLLAAFTLMTRIGTSFGPVALAANAVLMNIFLVAGYYLDGLANAAEQLVGRAFGAAWRPAFDRAVKLTFLWSIGLGALTTLLFLVFGETVIGWLTTTQSVRDEAAIYLPWAALTATTGALAFQMDGVFIGATWSSAMRNMMLAAFAGYLAALAIFVPLLGNHGLWLSLNVFLALRGLFLASRVRVLAARVFS; the protein is encoded by the coding sequence ATGGACCAGGCCACTAGAACGGACCGAAACAGAGCCGGCGCCTTCGAGGTGACGCACCGTCTCGTCCTTTCGATCGCCATTCCGATGACACTCGGTTTCCTGACGACGCCTCTGCTGGGCCTCACAGATACGGCCGTGGCGGGTCGGCTCGGTTCCGCCGATGCGCTCGCGGGCCTGGCGGTCGGTGCCGTTCTCTTCGACCTCATACTCGGAAGCTTCAATTTCCTGCGGGCCTCGACGACCGGGCTTGTCGCCCAGTCTTTCGGACGCGGCGATCGCGCCGAGGAGTATGCGGTTCTGTGGCGATCGCTTGCGATCGCGATTGCCTGCGGTCTGGTGATCGCGCTGGCCGCGCCGCTCCTGCTTGCCGCCGGGCTCGCGCTGATGTCACCGCCGGCCAGCGTTGGCGCGGTGACTTCAGAGTATTTCTCGATCCGCATCCTCGCAGCGCCGATGGCGCTTTCGAACTATGCCCTGCTCGGCTTCGTGCTTGGACGCGGGCAGGGTGTGACCGGCCTTTTCCTGCAGGCGATCATCAATGGCGTCAACATCGTGCTTTCAATCCTGCTCGGGCTCGGGTTGGGCTGGGGAGTGGCGGGCATCGCCTGGGGTACGGTCGCGGGGGAAGCGGCGGGAACGATCTTCGGTCTCTGTCTTGTCGTCATGCGTGCACGCGGAGCCTCGAGGCCGAGCTTTGCCCATGTCTTCGCGCTCGAGCGTCTGAAGGCGCTCTTCTCCCTCAACCGTGACATCATGATCCGCACCTTCGTGCTGCTGGCGGCCTTTACCCTGATGACGCGGATCGGTACATCCTTCGGACCGGTTGCTCTCGCCGCCAACGCGGTGCTGATGAACATCTTCCTTGTTGCCGGATACTACCTCGACGGGCTTGCCAATGCTGCAGAACAGCTCGTCGGCAGGGCCTTCGGTGCTGCCTGGCGCCCGGCCTTCGACCGCGCCGTCAAGCTTACCTTCCTTTGGTCCATCGGCCTTGGCGCCCTGACCACCCTACTTTTCCTCGTCTTCGGGGAAACCGTCATCGGCTGGCTGACGACCACACAATCGGTCCGCGACGAGGCCGCAATCTACCTGCCCTGGGCGGCGCTGACCGCCACGACCGGCGCGCTTGCCTTCCAGATGGACGGCGTGTTCATCGGCGCAACCTGGTCAAGCGCGATGCGCAACATGATGCTCGCCGCATTCGCCGGCTATCTCGCGGCCCTTGCCATCTTCGTGCCGCTTCTCGGCAACCACGGCCTGTGGCTGTCGCTGAATGTCTTTCTGGCCCTGCGCGGGCTGTTCCTCGCCTCCCGCGTGCGCGTCCTTGCGGCGCGGGTATTTTCCTGA